A window of Rhinatrema bivittatum chromosome 2, aRhiBiv1.1, whole genome shotgun sequence contains these coding sequences:
- the LOC115083906 gene encoding uncharacterized protein LOC115083906, with amino-acid sequence METIEMPALGRPFHLGMLYDCRNDKLIPGITLWSKEALERNVDRRSQEYTASELIASDTISDKANALNITASLKASYLGDLIQVDGSATYLNDTMKSRHQCRVTLQHSRTTTFEQLTMNHLGLQNLAYPDVFEQGTATHVVTGVVYGAQAFFVFDYEVSSSETKQDVKGNLKAIIKKIPSISIEGEGDLNMNDKEKENATKLSCKFYGDYALESNPVTYEDAIKIYATLPHLLGENGEKAVPVKVWLYPLQKLDSKAAQLVRNISIELVSEAEAALEELNEVNMTCKDMMNHPSTISFPEIKKKIMTFSDLCIQYKLTFQQQLAKSLPAIRGGGEEEGVLMDILSRKRQSPFSTTQLQGFLDKMQQELAFVNSCLSALENVRVISSESELNKLMLDVMVEQIVSFNFTSLNEEEPYLQDLVLWLQSQFQNKIHDPALRSAYEKKEFKSWFSNREVIKKTRKSVKSFMDFFRINKSRESTQFIVASVSEQNNPGSSIYLYENGELVSMNFEPPAKPNPPLRGRIAHDSIELKLKPSDTGRDEVMNYRIEYRLAEQENWSTVDTNDKNETFTIKNLQPNSGYQIRYSAVYKAWMSVPSDNANIVKTLPTNPPGMPVKSHVGPFSISISWEIPTAIADGLKITEYKVEYQAETGGGYQEGKDSWSENKTGTKNERCTIEGLKPNTMYKIRVSAVCGDVGTSLPSEEIIVTTLKEGALRLSTFLERSTLEASGHPSLYLLNTVFNEHCRKFSLGENTYSKSHKAIMMIGATGAGKTTLINGMINYILGVEWKDNFRFKVINEVTGKTQAESQTSEVTAYKINYAESFKIPYSLTIIDTPGFGDTRGLEQDKQIVEKIREFFSTPQGIDHLNAVCFVVQASLARLTHTQKYIFHSILSIFGHDIKDNIQILVTFADGNTPPVLEAINKSEVPCLKDEKGIPHHFKFNNSALFASNANEYSNFSEMFWEMGLASFETFFSSLGQLKSTSLRLTKQVLDEREKLEVTIQGLQPLISQGLLMLEEIRKTQQALEQNRGDMEDSKDFQYEVEVTVSTKEEIKDFITNCQTCHATCHHPCAIADDKYKVSCIAMDKTGHCTVCPAKCNWDVHFNQKYKWSYEVKKEKKTYSELKAKYEKAFGEAMTKEKILEKLRLHYFAMEEEVLHFIDESTKCIQQLQEIALNPNPLSVPEHIDLLIQAEQQEKRPGFLERIASLTAVREQAVLIRKITNKEELLPDERKKYMIRQQLESDPVFQTLRDIILGACLKIISL; translated from the exons ATGGAAACAATTGAGATGCCGGCCCTGGGACGCCCGTTCCATCTGGGGATGCTCTATGATTGTCGCAATGATAAACTTATCCCAG GCATCACTCTGTGGAGCAAGGAAGCACTTGAAAGGAACGTGGACAGAAGATCCCAGGAGTATACGGCATCTGAACTGATTGCATCAGACACTATTTCTGATAAGGCAAATGCACTGAACATTACAGCTTCACTGAAGGCAAGTTACCTGGGTGATCTGATACAAGTGGATGGATCTGCAACCTATTTAAATGACACCATGAAATCCAGACATCAGTGCCGAGTGACTTTGCAACACTCACGAACAACCACGTTTGAACAACTAACTATGAACCATTTAGGGCTCCAGAATTTGGCTTATCCAGATGTATTTGAACAAGGAACGGCAACGCATGTTGTCACTGGAGTGGTGTATGGGGCTCAGGCTTTCTTTGTGTTTGATTATGAAGTTTCTTCATCAGAGACTAAACAAGATGtaaagggaaatttgaaagcAATAATTAAAAAGATACCATCGATTTCTATTGAAGGAGAGGGAGATCTCAACATGAAtgacaaagagaaagaaaatgcaACTAAGCTTAGCTGTAAATTTTATGGAGATTATGCTCTGGAGAGTAACCCTGTAACTTATGAGGATGCCATTAAAATATATGCAACTCTTCCTCATTTACTTGGTGAAAATGGGGAGAAAGCTGTGCCTGTGAAGGTCTGGTTATATCCTCTGCAGAAACTGGACAGCAAGGCTGCTCAGCTGGTTCGCAACATCAGTATAGAACTTGTCTCAGAGGCTGAAGCTGCCTTAGAAGAACTAAATGAAGTTAACATGACATGCAAGGACATGATGAATCACCCCTCAACCATAAGTTTTCcagaaataaagaagaaaattatGACATTCAGTGATTTGTGCATTCAGTACAAACTCACCTTCCAACAACAACTAGCTAAATCATTACCTGCCATCCGTGGAGGTGGAGAAGAAGAAGGTGTACTGATGGACATTTTATCTAGAAAAAGACAATCACCATTCAGTACAACTCAATTACAGGGATTTCTGGATAAAATGCAGCAGGAGTTGGCTTTTGTGAACTCCTGCCTCAGTGCACTGGAGAATGTGAGAGTTATCTCCTCTGAGAGTGAACTGAACAAATTAATGCTAGATGTAATGGTGGAGCAGATTGTATCTTTTAATTTTACATCTTTAAATGAAGAAGAACCATATTTACAAGATTTGGTACTCTGGCTTCAGTCccagtttcaaaacaaaatacatgATCCAGCACTAAGGTCTGCCTATGAGAAAAAAGAGTTCAAATCATGGTTTAGCAATAGAGAGGTCATCAAAAAGACAAGGAAAAGTGTGAAGTCATTCATGGACTTTTTCAGAATCAATAAATCCAGAGAGAGTACTCAGTTTATTGTGGCATCTGTTTCAGAACAGAACAATCCAGGATCTTCTATTTACTTGTATGAAAATGGAGAGTTGGTGAGCATGAACTTTGAACCCCCAGCAAAACCGAACCCTCCTCTGAGAGGCAGGATAGCACATGATAGCATAGAACTCAAGCTTAAACCTTCAGACACTGGCAGGGATGAGGTAATGAACTACAGGATAGAGTACAGACTTGCAGAACAGGAGAACTGGTCAACAGTTGATACAAATGACAAAAATGAgacattcacaataaaaaatcTGCAGCCTAATTCAGGATACCAGATCAGATACTCTGCAGTATACAAGGCCTGGATGAGTGTTCCAAGTGATAATGCTAACATTGTAAAAACACTTCCAACAAATCCACCTGGAATGCCGGTAAAAAGCCACGTAGGGCCATTTTCCATATCTATCAGCTGGGAGATACCTACTGCCATTGCAGATGGGCTCAAAATAACAGAATACAAGGTAGAATATCAAGCAGAGACTGGAGGAGGATACCAGGAAGGAAAAGACAGCTGGTCTGAAAACAAAACAGGAACGAAAAATGAGCGGTGTACTATAGAAGGACTTAAACCTAATACCATGTATAAAATCAGAGTGTCTGCTGTCTGTGGTGATGTGGGGACCAGCCTTCCAAGTGAGGAAATTATAGTTACAACCCTGAAAGAAGGAGCACTGAGATTATCTACTTTTCTGGAAAGAAGCACTTTAGAAGCCAGTGGTCACCCCTCACTCTACCTGCTTAACACAGTTTTCAATGAACATTGTAGAAAGTTCAGCCTAGGGGaaaatacttattccaagtctCATAAAGCAATCATGATGATTGGCGCCACTGGAGCAGGAAAAACCACCCTTATCAATGGAATGATAAACTACATTCTGGGAGTGGAATGGAAGGACAACTTTCGTTTCAAAGTTATAAACGAAGTTACGGGTAAAACACAAGCTGAAAGTCAAACATCTGAAGTCACTGCCTACAAAATAAATTATGCAGAGAGCTTTAAGATTCCTTATTCCCTTACTATCATAGATACCCCAGGATTTGGTGATACCAGAGGGCTGGAACAGGACAAGCAAATAGTAGAGAAGATACGAGAATTCTTCTCCACCCCACAAGGCATTGATCACTTAAATGCTGTCTGTTTTGTTGTTCAGGCCTCACTAGCTCGTTTGACTCATACTCAGAAATATATATTTCATTCTATACTTTCCATTTTTGGACATGACATCAAAGACAACATACAAATTCTGGTCACCTTTGCAGATGGGAATACACCCCCTGTTTTAGAGGCCATTAACAAGTCTGAGGTTCCATGTCTAAaagatgaaaaaggtattcctcatcatttcaaattcAACAATTCTGCACTCTTTGCAAGCAATGCAAATGAGTATTCTAATTTTAGTGAAATGTTCTGGGAAATGGGCCTTGCAAGCTTTGAGACCTTTTTCTCATCTTTGGGCCAGCTGAAGAGTACCAGCTTGAGATTAACAAAACAGGTCCTGGACGAACGTGAAAAGCTTGAAGTGACCATTCAAGGGCTGCAGCCTCTAATCAGTCAAGGTTTGTTAATGCTGGAGGAAATAAGGAAGACACAGCAAGCTCTGGAGCAAAACAGGGGTGATATGGAGGACAGCAAAGACTTCCAATATGAAGTAGAAGTAACAGTATCAACGAAGGAAGAAATCAAGGACTTCATAACAAACTGTCAGACGTGCCATGCCACATGTCACCATCCTTGTGCCATTGCGGATGACAAATATAAAGTCAGCTGTATTGCTATGGATAAAACAGGGCACTGTACTGTTTGTCCTGCCAAATGTAACTGGGATGTTCACTTCAATCAGAAATACAAGTGGAGCTAcgaagtgaaaaaagaaaaaaaaacatattctgAGTTGAAAGCAAAATATGAGAAGGCATTTGGTGAAGCAATGACCAAAGAGAAGATACTTGAAAAGCTTAGGCTCCATTATTTTGCAATGGAAGAAGAAGTGCTACACTTTATTGATGAGTCAACTAAATGCATTCAACAACTTCAAGAAATTGCCCTAAATCCCAACCCACTGTCAGTCCCAGAACACATTGACCTTCTGATCCAGGCTGAACAACAGGAAAAAAGGCCAGGGTTCCTTGAAAGAATAGCGTCATTGACTGCAGTCAGAGAGCAAGCTGTGCTAATAAGAAAGATCACCAACAAGGAGGAGCTGCTGCCAGATGAAAGAAAAAAGTACATGATTAGACAACAACTCGAATCTGACCCAGTATTTCAAACTCTAAGAGACATCATTTTAGGAGCATGTTTAAAGATAATATCCCTCTAA